In Perognathus longimembris pacificus isolate PPM17 unplaced genomic scaffold, ASM2315922v1 HiC_scaffold_5054, whole genome shotgun sequence, the sequence GTAAAGGACAACATGGACACGTGCTCTCTCAGCATGGGAGCATTGTGGACCGAGCCTGAAAATTTCAGTGCTCCGTTGGTTTTGTAcctggaagaggagcaggaggaggagattttCGGTAGGTTACCCTTGTGCCATTTCTTGTCTTCACCCTATCCATCTCTCCCTGTGCTACCTCTTTGATCCGAACTGGGGCCCCACCATCGGGGCACCTGACCCCCAGTTCTGTTGGGGTTTTTCCCGTTCTTCTGTCCTCTTCTGTTCCTAGGGCAGGAGGACAGATACCTTCGCTGCATGGAGGAGCACAGCCACACCCTCATTCAGCTGGAGCCCTGGTTCACCGTCACAGGCCACACTCGAGTCACCGTGGTGGGGCCCCCAAGGGCCA encodes:
- the LOC125344979 gene encoding KH homology domain-containing protein 1-like; this encodes MDTCSLSMGALWTEPENFSAPLVLYLEEEQEEEIFGQEDRYLRCMEEHSHTLIQLEPWFTVTGHTRVTVVGPPRARQWLMGMIWLLEHKDFHYRARGYQMLQSVRSQPLTTKDLAACLCVQLDSLVVKGYQDK